A single genomic interval of Vulpes lagopus strain Blue_001 chromosome 19, ASM1834538v1, whole genome shotgun sequence harbors:
- the AMOTL2 gene encoding angiomotin-like protein 2 isoform X1: MRTLEDSSGTVLHRLIQEQLRYGNLTETRTLLAIQQQALRGGAGAGGTGSPQASAEILAPEDTQVLQQATRQEPQGQEHQGGESHLAENTLYRLCPQPGKGEELPTYEEAKAHSQYYAAQQAGPRPHVGDRDPRGAPGGHRSQDEALRELRHGHVRSLSERLLQLSLERNGARAPSHMSSSHSFPQLARNQQGPAPRGPPAEGPEPRGPPPQYPHVVLAHETATAVTDPRYRTRGSPHFQHAEVRILQAQVPPVFLQQQQQYQYLQQPQEHPLPPHPAALSHGPLGALSPPEVEGPASTQASSAPSGSAHLAQMETLLRENARLQRDNERLQRELESSAEKAGRIEKLEGEIQRLSEAHESLMRASSKREALEKTMRNKMDSEMRRLQDFNRDLRERLESANRRLASKTQEAQAGSQDMVAKLLAQSYEQQQEQEKLEREMALLRGAIEDQRRRAELLEQALSNAQGRAARAEEELRKKQAYVEKVERLQQALGQLQAACEKRELLELRLRTRLEQELKALRAQQRQAGTPTGANGGSPELSALRLSEQLREKEEQILALEADMTKWEQKYLEERAMRQFAMDAAATAAAQRDTTLIRHSPQPSPSSSFNEGLLTGGHRHQEMESRLKVLHAQILEKDAVIKVLQQRSRKDPGKATQGSLRPAKSVPSVFVAAAAGTQGWQSLSSSERPADAPARLATADRAPEEEPVAAAPLPAHAKHGSRDGSTQTDGPTEGASACLGLDPDSLLGYSGGQRTASLDSVATSRVQDLSDMVEILI; the protein is encoded by the exons ATGAGGACGTTAGAAGACTCCTCCGGGACGGTCCTGCACCGCCTCATCCAGGAGCAGCTGCGCTATGGCAACCTGACGGAGACTCGCACGCTGCTGGCCATCCAACAGCAGGCCCtgcggggtggggctggggctgggggcacagggagCCCCCAAGCCTCTGCAGAGATCTTGGCACCTGAGGACACTCAGGTGCTGCAGCAAGCCACCAGGCAGGAACCCCAGGGCCAGGAGCACCAGGGCGGTGAGAGCCACCTGGCTGAGAACACCCTCTACCGGCTGTGTCCACAGCCCGGCAAGGGTGAGGAGCTGCCCACCTACGAAGAGGCTAAAGCCCACTCCCAGTACTATGCGGCTCAGCAGGCGGGGCCCCGGCCACATGTGGGGGACCGGGATCCCCGAGGGGCCCCAGGAGGCCATCGGAGCCAGGATGAGGCCCTGCGAGAGCTGAGGCACGGGCATGTGCGCTCCCTGAGTGAACGGCTCCTGCAGCTGTCCCTGGAGAGGAACGGGGCCCGGGCCCCCAGCCACATGAGCTCCTCCCACAGCTTCCCGCAGCTGGCCCGCAATCAGCAGGGCCCCGCACCCAGGGGCCCACCTGCCGAGGGCCCAGAGCCCCGCGGACCTCCGCCTCAGTACCCACACGTTGTGCTAGCTCACGAGACCGCCACTGCTGTCACCGACCCACGGTACCGCACCCGCGGGAGCCCACACTTCCAGCATGCGGAAGTCAG GATCCTGCAGGCCCAAGTGCCCCCTGTGTTTCTCCAGCAGCAACAGCAGTACCAGTacttacagcagccccaggagcacCCCCTGCCACCACACCCAGCTGCTCTCAGCCATGGCCCCCTAGGCGCCCTCAGCCCACCTGAGGTGGAGGGGCCGGCTAGCACCCAGGCCTCCTCGGCCCCCTCTGGCAGTGCCCACCTGGCCCAGATGGAGACTCTGCTGAGGGAGAATGCCAGGCTTCAGAGGGACAATGAGAGGCtgcagagggagctggagagcTCAGCGGAGAAGGCTGGCCGCATCGAGAAG CTGGAAGGTGAAATCCAGCGGCTCTCTGAGGCCCACGAGAGCCTAATGAGAGCCTCTTCCAAGCGGGAGGCCCTGGAAAAGACCATGCGGAACAAAATGGATAGTGAAATGAGGAGGCTGCAGGACTTCAACAGGGATCTGAGAG AGAGATTGGAATCTGCGAACCGCCGCTTGGCAAGCAAGACACAGGAGGCCCAGGCAGGCAGTCAGGACATGGTGGCCAAGCTGCTTGCTCAGA GCTacgagcagcagcaggagcaggagaagcTGGAGCGGGAGATGGCCCTGCTGCGCGGTGCCATCGAGGACCAGCGGAGGCGTGCGGAGCTATTGGAGCAGGCTCTGAGCAACGCACAGGGCCGGGCTGCGCGAGCCGAGGAGGAGCTGCGCAAGAAGCAGGCCTACGTGGAGAAGGTGGAGCGGCTGCAGCAAGCCCTCGGGCAGCTGCAGGCTGCCTGTGAGAAGCGGGAGCTGCTGGAGCTACGTCTGCGGACGCGCCTGGAGCAGGAACTCAAGGCCCTGCGTGCACAGCAG AGACAGGCGGGCACCCCCACTGGTGCCAATGGTGGATCCCCAGAGCTCAGTGCCCTGCGGCTGTCAGAGCAACTGCGGGAGAAAGAGGAGCAAATCCTGGCGCTGGAGGCTGATATGACCAAGTGGGAGCAGAAGTATCTGGAGGAACGTGCCATGAGGCAGTTTGCCATGGACGCAGCGGCCACGGCCGCCGCCCAGCGTGACACCACTCTCATccgacactcgccccagccttcACCCAGCAGCAGTTTCAACGAGGGTCTGCTCACCGGCGGCCACAGGCATCAGGAAATGGAAAGCAG GTTGAAAGTGCTCCATGCCCAGATCCTGGAGAAGGATGCGGTGATCAAGGTCCTTCAGCAGCGCTCCAGGAAAGACCCGGGCAaggccacccagggctccctgagACCCGCCAAGTCTGTACCATCTGTCTTCGTGGCTGCCGCGGCGGGCACCCAGGGCTGGCAAAGTCTTTCCTCTAGTGAGCGACCAGCGGATGCCCCTGCCCGGCTGGCTACAG CAGACAGGGCCCCCGAGGAGGAGCCAGTGGCCGCAGCTCCCCTCCCTGCGCATGCCAAACACGGGAGCAGAGATGGGAGCACCCAGACCGATGGTCCCACAGAAGGCGCCTCTGCTtgcctgggactggatcccgacaGCCTCCTGGGGTACAGCGGGGGCCAGAGGACAGCCTCGCTGG ATTCTGTTGCTACATCCAGAGTCCAGGACTTGTCGGACATGGTGGAGATACTGATCTGA
- the AMOTL2 gene encoding angiomotin-like protein 2 isoform X2, giving the protein MRTLEDSSGTVLHRLIQEQLRYGNLTETRTLLAIQQQALRGGAGAGGTGSPQASAEILAPEDTQVLQQATRQEPQGQEHQGGESHLAENTLYRLCPQPGKGEELPTYEEAKAHSQYYAAQQAGPRPHVGDRDPRGAPGGHRSQDEALRELRHGHVRSLSERLLQLSLERNGARAPSHMSSSHSFPQLARNQQGPAPRGPPAEGPEPRGPPPQYPHVVLAHETATAVTDPRYRTRGSPHFQHAEVRILQAQVPPVFLQQQQQYQYLQQPQEHPLPPHPAALSHGPLGALSPPEVEGPASTQASSAPSGSAHLAQMETLLRENARLQRDNERLQRELESSAEKAGRIEKLEGEIQRLSEAHESLMRASSKREALEKTMRNKMDSEMRRLQDFNRDLRERLESANRRLASKTQEAQAGSQDMVAKLLAQSYEQQQEQEKLEREMALLRGAIEDQRRRAELLEQALSNAQGRAARAEEELRKKQAYVEKVERLQQALGQLQAACEKRELLELRLRTRLEQELKALRAQQRQAGTPTGANGGSPELSALRLSEQLREKEEQILALEADMTKWEQKYLEERAMRQFAMDAAATAAAQRDTTLIRHSPQPSPSSSFNEGLLTGGHRHQEMESRLKVLHAQILEKDAVIKVLQQRSRKDPGKATQGSLRPAKSVPSVFVAAAAGTQGWQSLSSSERPADAPARLATDRAPEEEPVAAAPLPAHAKHGSRDGSTQTDGPTEGASACLGLDPDSLLGYSGGQRTASLDSVATSRVQDLSDMVEILI; this is encoded by the exons ATGAGGACGTTAGAAGACTCCTCCGGGACGGTCCTGCACCGCCTCATCCAGGAGCAGCTGCGCTATGGCAACCTGACGGAGACTCGCACGCTGCTGGCCATCCAACAGCAGGCCCtgcggggtggggctggggctgggggcacagggagCCCCCAAGCCTCTGCAGAGATCTTGGCACCTGAGGACACTCAGGTGCTGCAGCAAGCCACCAGGCAGGAACCCCAGGGCCAGGAGCACCAGGGCGGTGAGAGCCACCTGGCTGAGAACACCCTCTACCGGCTGTGTCCACAGCCCGGCAAGGGTGAGGAGCTGCCCACCTACGAAGAGGCTAAAGCCCACTCCCAGTACTATGCGGCTCAGCAGGCGGGGCCCCGGCCACATGTGGGGGACCGGGATCCCCGAGGGGCCCCAGGAGGCCATCGGAGCCAGGATGAGGCCCTGCGAGAGCTGAGGCACGGGCATGTGCGCTCCCTGAGTGAACGGCTCCTGCAGCTGTCCCTGGAGAGGAACGGGGCCCGGGCCCCCAGCCACATGAGCTCCTCCCACAGCTTCCCGCAGCTGGCCCGCAATCAGCAGGGCCCCGCACCCAGGGGCCCACCTGCCGAGGGCCCAGAGCCCCGCGGACCTCCGCCTCAGTACCCACACGTTGTGCTAGCTCACGAGACCGCCACTGCTGTCACCGACCCACGGTACCGCACCCGCGGGAGCCCACACTTCCAGCATGCGGAAGTCAG GATCCTGCAGGCCCAAGTGCCCCCTGTGTTTCTCCAGCAGCAACAGCAGTACCAGTacttacagcagccccaggagcacCCCCTGCCACCACACCCAGCTGCTCTCAGCCATGGCCCCCTAGGCGCCCTCAGCCCACCTGAGGTGGAGGGGCCGGCTAGCACCCAGGCCTCCTCGGCCCCCTCTGGCAGTGCCCACCTGGCCCAGATGGAGACTCTGCTGAGGGAGAATGCCAGGCTTCAGAGGGACAATGAGAGGCtgcagagggagctggagagcTCAGCGGAGAAGGCTGGCCGCATCGAGAAG CTGGAAGGTGAAATCCAGCGGCTCTCTGAGGCCCACGAGAGCCTAATGAGAGCCTCTTCCAAGCGGGAGGCCCTGGAAAAGACCATGCGGAACAAAATGGATAGTGAAATGAGGAGGCTGCAGGACTTCAACAGGGATCTGAGAG AGAGATTGGAATCTGCGAACCGCCGCTTGGCAAGCAAGACACAGGAGGCCCAGGCAGGCAGTCAGGACATGGTGGCCAAGCTGCTTGCTCAGA GCTacgagcagcagcaggagcaggagaagcTGGAGCGGGAGATGGCCCTGCTGCGCGGTGCCATCGAGGACCAGCGGAGGCGTGCGGAGCTATTGGAGCAGGCTCTGAGCAACGCACAGGGCCGGGCTGCGCGAGCCGAGGAGGAGCTGCGCAAGAAGCAGGCCTACGTGGAGAAGGTGGAGCGGCTGCAGCAAGCCCTCGGGCAGCTGCAGGCTGCCTGTGAGAAGCGGGAGCTGCTGGAGCTACGTCTGCGGACGCGCCTGGAGCAGGAACTCAAGGCCCTGCGTGCACAGCAG AGACAGGCGGGCACCCCCACTGGTGCCAATGGTGGATCCCCAGAGCTCAGTGCCCTGCGGCTGTCAGAGCAACTGCGGGAGAAAGAGGAGCAAATCCTGGCGCTGGAGGCTGATATGACCAAGTGGGAGCAGAAGTATCTGGAGGAACGTGCCATGAGGCAGTTTGCCATGGACGCAGCGGCCACGGCCGCCGCCCAGCGTGACACCACTCTCATccgacactcgccccagccttcACCCAGCAGCAGTTTCAACGAGGGTCTGCTCACCGGCGGCCACAGGCATCAGGAAATGGAAAGCAG GTTGAAAGTGCTCCATGCCCAGATCCTGGAGAAGGATGCGGTGATCAAGGTCCTTCAGCAGCGCTCCAGGAAAGACCCGGGCAaggccacccagggctccctgagACCCGCCAAGTCTGTACCATCTGTCTTCGTGGCTGCCGCGGCGGGCACCCAGGGCTGGCAAAGTCTTTCCTCTAGTGAGCGACCAGCGGATGCCCCTGCCCGGCTGGCTACAG ACAGGGCCCCCGAGGAGGAGCCAGTGGCCGCAGCTCCCCTCCCTGCGCATGCCAAACACGGGAGCAGAGATGGGAGCACCCAGACCGATGGTCCCACAGAAGGCGCCTCTGCTtgcctgggactggatcccgacaGCCTCCTGGGGTACAGCGGGGGCCAGAGGACAGCCTCGCTGG ATTCTGTTGCTACATCCAGAGTCCAGGACTTGTCGGACATGGTGGAGATACTGATCTGA